From a single Candidatus Defluviilinea gracilis genomic region:
- a CDS encoding haloacid dehalogenase encodes MHKLEQIADEIRKSFDVRTKMRDEALALTRQLTRACSLAIRAVHRSAQEEMEEHLDEAHKLADRLRADLANHPDLYYAGYTQDALKEFVEANVTCALIQNRPLQTPGELGVENSTYLNGLAEVVGELRRRTLDILRSGYSQEAERLLSYMDEIYSVLVTIDYPDAITNGLRRQTDLARGIIEKTRGDVTFSLRGEDLTQAIRKLSGQLNGGVNEADESGLSINLNEDD; translated from the coding sequence ATGCACAAACTCGAACAGATCGCCGACGAAATCCGCAAGAGTTTCGACGTCCGCACGAAGATGCGCGACGAAGCGCTTGCCCTCACGCGCCAATTGACGCGCGCCTGCTCGCTCGCCATCCGCGCGGTGCATCGGAGCGCGCAAGAGGAAATGGAAGAACACCTCGACGAAGCGCACAAACTGGCGGATCGATTACGCGCCGACCTCGCAAATCATCCCGACTTGTACTATGCGGGATACACACAAGACGCGCTCAAAGAATTTGTGGAAGCCAACGTCACCTGCGCGTTGATTCAGAACCGACCGCTTCAAACGCCGGGGGAACTTGGCGTTGAAAACTCGACCTACCTCAACGGGCTGGCGGAGGTCGTTGGCGAATTGCGAAGGCGCACGCTGGATATTCTCCGCTCGGGGTATTCACAGGAAGCCGAACGATTGCTCAGTTACATGGACGAGATCTACTCCGTGCTGGTGACCATCGACTACCCCGACGCGATCACGAACGGCTTGCGTCGCCAAACAGACTTGGCGCGCGGCATCATCGAAAAAACGCGCGGCGACGTCACCTTCTCCCTGCGCGGCGAAGACCTGACGCAAGCCATCCGCAAGTTGAGCGGTCAATTGAACGGCGGAGTGAATGAGGCTGATGAGAGCGGGCTGTCCATCAACCTGAACGAGGACGATTAA
- a CDS encoding DUF3467 domain-containing protein: MTTPDPQAAKPPPGILAQPAGPKLKVKDGLEPAYANLARISHSPTEFVIDFGHMIPGEPTANINARVVMTPLSAKLLLRALNENLARYEAAFGEVKIPSGNTLADNLFRNLHPPEPPKE; encoded by the coding sequence ATGACCACACCCGATCCTCAAGCCGCGAAGCCGCCCCCAGGTATTTTGGCGCAGCCCGCGGGACCGAAACTCAAAGTGAAAGATGGGCTCGAGCCCGCGTACGCCAATTTGGCGCGCATCTCGCATTCGCCCACCGAGTTCGTCATTGACTTCGGTCACATGATCCCCGGCGAACCGACGGCGAACATCAATGCGCGCGTGGTGATGACGCCGCTCAGCGCAAAACTGCTCCTGCGCGCGCTCAACGAAAACCTTGCGCGTTACGAAGCCGCGTTCGGCGAGGTCAAAATTCCCAGCGGTAATACGCTGGCTGATAACCTCTTCCGCAATTTGCACCCGCCCGAACCGCCGAAAGAATGA
- the ssb gene encoding single-stranded DNA-binding protein, translated as MYHTLIIAGNVGKDPEMRYTPSGQAVTSFSVATNRQYTTGNGEQVKETIWFRISTWGKTAETCNQYVKKGMKVLIEGRLTPDKATGGPRIWTKQDGSAGASFEVTANTVRFLSRADGGGEAPMSGGIEHAEMPAEDDIPF; from the coding sequence ATGTATCACACCCTCATCATCGCAGGCAACGTCGGCAAGGACCCTGAAATGCGTTACACGCCTTCGGGTCAGGCGGTCACATCGTTTTCGGTTGCCACGAACCGACAGTACACCACAGGCAACGGCGAACAGGTGAAAGAAACGATCTGGTTCCGCATTTCCACGTGGGGGAAGACGGCTGAAACGTGCAACCAGTACGTCAAAAAAGGAATGAAGGTTCTCATTGAGGGACGCCTCACCCCGGACAAAGCCACCGGCGGACCTCGCATCTGGACCAAGCAGGATGGTTCCGCCGGCGCGTCCTTCGAAGTGACCGCCAACACGGTCCGCTTCCTCTCGCGCGCGGATGGCGGCGGTGAAGCCCCAATGTCTGGCGGCATCGAACACGCCGAGATGCCGGCTGAGGATGATATTCCGTTCTAG
- a CDS encoding DUF5615 family PIN-like protein, with protein MKFLADECVYKVTVDLLRSRGHDVHTAQETGLAGKPDEDVLAYAIKHERVLITIDMDFSNIRHYPPKTHKGIIVAKMRPRNAEQVHHVLEQLLNTLEEDALNQSLVIVDQNKYRIR; from the coding sequence ATGAAGTTCCTAGCCGATGAATGTGTCTACAAAGTAACCGTTGACCTGCTTCGTTCGCGGGGGCATGATGTGCACACCGCCCAAGAGACAGGCTTGGCAGGGAAACCAGATGAAGATGTACTCGCTTATGCAATCAAGCATGAGCGCGTTTTAATTACCATTGACATGGATTTCAGCAACATCAGGCATTATCCCCCGAAAACTCACAAGGGCATCATTGTGGCAAAGATGCGTCCGCGCAACGCCGAACAAGTCCATCATGTGCTGGAACAATTGTTGAACACCCTTGAAGAAGATGCGTTGAACCAATCTCTTGTGATCGTGGATCAGAATAAATATCGCATCCGATGA
- a CDS encoding DUF433 domain-containing protein, translating into MTTNRIAVDPGILGGKPCIRGTRIPVTMVLELIEDGLTFQQVIEDYYPQLTDEDIKACLQYARAVVEGEDIHFVDEKPLAA; encoded by the coding sequence ATGACCACAAACCGCATTGCTGTTGACCCTGGAATTCTCGGCGGCAAACCTTGCATTCGCGGAACTCGCATCCCTGTGACGATGGTTCTCGAATTGATCGAGGATGGTTTGACGTTCCAACAGGTGATTGAGGACTATTACCCGCAATTGACAGACGAGGACATCAAGGCTTGTCTTCAATATGCGCGCGCGGTCGTCGAAGGCGAAGACATCCATTTTGTGGATGAAAAACCACTTGCGGCATGA
- a CDS encoding NAD(P)/FAD-dependent oxidoreductase yields the protein MKIAIIGAGYGGLAAAYDLRKAGHEVTVFESATYVGGLASGFKEPHWDWSVEKFYHHWFQSDASMMGLIEELGLSSKVIFPRPLTVMYFNGNFYPFDSILNALRFPGLGFGLNKIRFGFVGLFLRLTNNWRALEQVTADEWMLKWAGKQVYEQMWKPLLVGKFGPFYKDVNMAWMWARIKARTTRLGTFEGGFQQFADSFAEKLRAMGVEIRLGAPIKFIKQNQASGGLNVDVESFDKVLVTTSPSLMAKMCPDLPEHYLKGLLELKSMGAVVMVLSLKHRLSEQGYYWFSLPKEAGFPLLALVEHTNFVSKDHFGGDHIIYAGDYLELGHEYFLLSDEELLERFMPAFKRINPAFEKDWVKKVWVNKTNYAQPVPLVNHSKNIPAIQTPIEGLYFASMSQVYPWDRGTNFAVEIGRRAARMMFGK from the coding sequence ATGAAAATCGCAATTATCGGAGCGGGGTATGGCGGGCTTGCCGCCGCGTATGATTTGAGAAAAGCAGGGCACGAAGTCACCGTTTTTGAATCGGCAACTTATGTCGGCGGGCTGGCGAGCGGATTCAAAGAGCCGCATTGGGATTGGTCGGTCGAGAAGTTCTATCATCACTGGTTTCAGTCGGACGCTTCGATGATGGGGTTGATAGAAGAATTGGGCTTGTCGAGCAAAGTGATCTTCCCGCGCCCGTTGACGGTGATGTACTTCAACGGAAATTTCTATCCGTTCGACTCGATCCTCAACGCGCTTCGCTTTCCCGGGCTTGGATTTGGACTCAACAAGATCCGCTTCGGATTCGTCGGGCTGTTTCTTCGCCTCACGAACAACTGGCGCGCGCTGGAACAAGTGACCGCCGATGAGTGGATGTTGAAATGGGCGGGCAAGCAAGTCTACGAGCAGATGTGGAAGCCGTTGCTCGTTGGTAAGTTCGGCCCGTTTTATAAGGATGTCAACATGGCGTGGATGTGGGCGCGCATCAAAGCGCGGACGACGAGGCTGGGAACGTTCGAGGGCGGCTTTCAACAATTCGCAGACTCGTTTGCGGAGAAACTGCGCGCGATGGGCGTGGAGATTCGGCTGGGGGCGCCGATCAAGTTCATTAAACAGAATCAGGCGTCGGGCGGATTGAACGTGGATGTCGAGTCGTTCGATAAAGTGTTGGTCACCACCTCCCCATCTCTCATGGCAAAGATGTGCCCCGATCTTCCTGAACATTATTTGAAGGGACTGCTTGAGTTGAAGTCGATGGGCGCGGTGGTGATGGTGTTGTCACTCAAACATCGGCTATCGGAACAGGGCTATTACTGGTTCAGCCTCCCCAAAGAAGCGGGCTTCCCATTGCTCGCGCTGGTGGAGCATACGAACTTTGTTTCAAAGGATCATTTCGGCGGCGATCACATCATTTATGCGGGCGATTATCTCGAATTGGGTCACGAATATTTTTTGTTGAGCGATGAAGAGTTATTGGAGCGATTCATGCCCGCCTTCAAACGGATCAATCCCGCGTTTGAAAAAGATTGGGTGAAGAAAGTGTGGGTGAACAAAACGAATTACGCCCAGCCCGTGCCGCTAGTGAATCATTCAAAAAATATCCCCGCCATTCAAACGCCCATCGAGGGATTGTATTTCGCTTCGATGAGCCAGGTCTACCCCTGGGATCGCGGCACGAACTTCGCGGTGGAGATCGGGAGACGGGCGGCGAGGATGATGTTTGGAAAGTGA
- a CDS encoding response regulator — protein sequence MAQPDLHSRKRLKVLIADDVQETRRNTRLMLATIDDVEVVAIASNGLQAVQFAKEHRPDVVLLDINMPEMDGLTAYREIAKIYPATGCIIISAEKDAATFRTAISVGVQEYLVKPFTGDELEEAIGKVRARVEQAQQRIMQDTQVRKQREVFLVQLATEYAKTRRTDDQAMEVFEQLAMNPQCEARWLQTLAMIYVVRQKWGRLKVLAAKLEKRDTK from the coding sequence ATGGCGCAACCAGACCTCCACAGCCGAAAAAGATTGAAGGTGTTGATCGCCGACGACGTCCAAGAGACGCGGCGCAATACCCGTCTCATGCTCGCCACGATTGACGATGTCGAGGTGGTCGCCATCGCGTCGAACGGATTGCAGGCTGTCCAATTTGCGAAGGAGCATCGCCCCGACGTTGTCCTGCTCGACATCAACATGCCCGAAATGGACGGGCTGACCGCCTACCGGGAAATCGCAAAAATCTATCCAGCAACGGGTTGTATCATCATCTCGGCGGAAAAAGACGCGGCGACCTTCCGCACAGCGATCTCGGTCGGCGTGCAGGAATATCTCGTCAAGCCGTTTACCGGGGATGAGTTGGAAGAAGCCATCGGCAAAGTGCGCGCGCGCGTGGAGCAGGCGCAACAACGGATCATGCAAGACACGCAAGTCCGCAAACAGCGCGAGGTCTTTCTCGTTCAACTTGCCACTGAATATGCAAAGACGCGCCGCACAGACGATCAGGCAATGGAAGTGTTCGAGCAGTTGGCGATGAATCCGCAGTGTGAAGCGCGTTGGCTGCAAACGCTCGCCATGATCTATGTGGTGCGGCAAAAATGGGGCAGGCTTAAAGTCCTTGCGGCAAAACTTGAGAAACGTGATACCAAGTGA
- a CDS encoding flippase-like domain-containing protein — MKKWHFWLGVFISVLFIWLALRGLQLDEFWNAVQKANYVWLIPGIGVYFVGVWVRAWRWHYLLKPIKEIPTKTIFPITTIGYMGNNIYPARAGEVLRAVILKRKEGVSVSASLATIIVERIFDGVVMLGFVFVNLPELAKLTSASGFVGNIQQVAVIGTGIFIGALIVFLVAAMFPQMTARIGLWFIQRLTPKKLHERIIGLMNKFLDGLASLRSPWNVLMVFLTSVIIWLLETGKYWFVMHAFNFTVSFFALMLMNGIVNLATTIPSAPGYIGTFDAPGIAVLTAYGVDQATAAGYTLTLHVALWLPITLLGAYFLAKEGIHWSENIRNELGENGNES, encoded by the coding sequence ATGAAAAAATGGCATTTCTGGCTTGGCGTATTTATCAGCGTCCTCTTCATCTGGCTCGCCCTGCGCGGCTTGCAACTGGACGAGTTTTGGAACGCGGTTCAAAAAGCAAATTACGTCTGGTTAATTCCCGGCATCGGCGTGTACTTTGTCGGCGTCTGGGTCCGCGCGTGGAGGTGGCATTACCTCCTCAAACCTATCAAAGAGATTCCCACCAAGACCATATTTCCCATCACGACCATCGGCTACATGGGCAACAACATTTATCCCGCGCGCGCGGGCGAGGTGTTACGCGCCGTCATCCTCAAACGCAAAGAGGGCGTATCGGTCTCCGCATCGTTAGCCACAATCATCGTGGAAAGAATCTTCGACGGCGTAGTGATGCTGGGATTCGTCTTCGTCAATTTACCCGAGTTGGCAAAACTGACGAGCGCGTCGGGCTTCGTCGGCAACATTCAACAAGTGGCGGTGATCGGCACGGGCATCTTCATCGGCGCGTTGATCGTCTTCCTCGTAGCGGCAATGTTCCCGCAAATGACGGCAAGGATCGGGCTGTGGTTCATTCAACGCCTCACCCCGAAAAAACTTCACGAACGCATTATCGGTCTCATGAACAAATTTCTCGACGGCCTCGCCTCCCTCCGCTCGCCGTGGAATGTGTTGATGGTCTTTCTCACCTCGGTCATCATCTGGCTGTTAGAAACGGGCAAATACTGGTTCGTGATGCACGCCTTCAATTTCACGGTCTCGTTCTTCGCGCTGATGCTGATGAATGGAATCGTCAACCTTGCCACCACCATCCCCTCCGCGCCGGGCTACATCGGCACCTTCGACGCGCCCGGCATCGCCGTGCTCACCGCCTATGGCGTGGATCAAGCGACAGCGGCGGGCTACACACTCACGTTGCATGTGGCGTTGTGGCTTCCCATCACCTTGCTAGGCGCGTATTTTCTGGCAAAAGAGGGAATCCATTGGAGCGAAAATATTCGCAACGAACTAGGGGAAAATGGGAATGAAAGTTGA
- a CDS encoding cyclic nucleotide-binding domain-containing protein, whose translation MNIERSARIAFLRKIHLFFGLEEEEFAAIADEMDEMQVAKGEIVFKQDGTAEGFYMIFGGKVRVVRKLDGRENQLALLVKNDYFGEMGIMGNRRRSATVTALEDTSLLVLSKSDFDKLFKEHPKLRGNLEIAVRSRQLARQLRFKWLRPDEVVYFLARKHVLAMYPKILRPLALFFVPVFFSYAYFFILPHTIVWLAALLSFFAFALWLGWIILDWSNDYYVVTNQRVVWLEKVIGLLDSRQEAPLSMIVSLGVEVNQFGRWLDYGNVIVRTYVGRIDFALVNHPTQAAKMVEEYWQRTKEQASATEKEAMKDAIRKRLGIPVPARPAADSNQPTSSVAQPRGAWWLKLLGANTLKLRYETSEGVIYRKHWVVLALDAWLPIVGFVGVFILFLLRLYQLLISPQDVFISLAGGLSIDLYALFCLGAMFLLAGWFWYKLMDWSNDTFEVTGDQIIDVDRKPFGTESRNAAQLENILGTKYERRGLLGNIFNFGHVYITVGGNKLIFEDVLDPASVQSDIDRRRDARVVKKNQAAVAAERERMAEWLATYHKSSEEFKREEDNKRNQNNGSA comes from the coding sequence GTGAACATCGAACGATCTGCCCGTATCGCATTTCTCAGAAAAATCCACCTGTTTTTTGGGTTGGAGGAGGAGGAGTTCGCGGCGATCGCGGATGAAATGGATGAGATGCAAGTGGCAAAAGGCGAGATCGTGTTCAAGCAGGATGGGACGGCGGAAGGTTTTTATATGATCTTTGGGGGCAAGGTGCGCGTGGTGCGAAAACTTGACGGTAGGGAAAACCAGTTGGCGTTGCTGGTGAAGAACGATTATTTCGGCGAGATGGGGATCATGGGAAACCGACGACGTTCTGCCACCGTGACGGCGTTGGAGGATACTTCGTTGCTCGTGCTGTCGAAGAGCGATTTCGACAAACTGTTCAAGGAGCACCCGAAACTTCGCGGTAATCTTGAGATCGCAGTGCGAAGCCGTCAGTTGGCGCGGCAGTTGCGCTTCAAATGGCTGAGACCCGATGAGGTGGTGTATTTTCTAGCGCGCAAGCATGTGCTTGCCATGTATCCGAAAATCCTGCGCCCTCTTGCGCTGTTTTTCGTTCCTGTATTTTTTTCGTACGCGTATTTTTTTATTTTGCCGCATACCATCGTGTGGCTGGCGGCGCTGTTGTCGTTCTTTGCGTTTGCCCTTTGGCTGGGTTGGATCATCCTCGATTGGAGCAACGATTATTACGTGGTCACCAACCAGCGCGTGGTCTGGCTCGAAAAGGTGATCGGTCTTTTGGATAGCCGACAGGAAGCGCCGCTTTCGATGATCGTTTCATTGGGCGTGGAGGTGAATCAATTCGGTCGCTGGCTCGATTATGGAAATGTGATCGTGCGGACGTACGTGGGCAGGATCGATTTCGCTCTGGTGAATCATCCGACCCAGGCGGCGAAGATGGTGGAGGAATACTGGCAGAGGACGAAGGAGCAGGCGAGCGCCACGGAAAAAGAGGCGATGAAGGATGCCATCCGCAAACGACTGGGGATCCCGGTTCCTGCCCGACCTGCGGCTGATTCAAACCAGCCGACATCGTCGGTCGCCCAACCGCGCGGCGCATGGTGGTTAAAATTGCTCGGGGCGAATACTCTTAAACTCCGTTACGAAACGAGTGAAGGGGTGATCTATCGAAAGCATTGGGTGGTGCTGGCGTTGGATGCATGGCTTCCCATTGTTGGGTTCGTCGGGGTGTTTATTTTGTTCCTCCTGCGGCTGTATCAGTTATTGATTTCGCCGCAGGATGTGTTCATCTCGCTGGCGGGCGGGCTCTCGATCGATCTCTACGCTTTATTCTGCTTGGGCGCCATGTTCCTGCTGGCGGGCTGGTTTTGGTATAAACTCATGGACTGGAGCAACGACACGTTCGAAGTGACCGGCGACCAGATCATCGACGTCGATCGTAAACCCTTCGGCACCGAATCGCGGAATGCCGCCCAGCTTGAAAACATTCTCGGCACCAAGTATGAGCGTCGCGGGTTGCTTGGAAATATTTTCAACTTCGGGCATGTATATATCACCGTGGGTGGAAATAAACTTATCTTTGAAGATGTGCTCGACCCCGCCAGCGTGCAATCGGATATCGACCGCCGCCGCGACGCGCGCGTGGTGAAGAAAAATCAGGCGGCTGTGGCGGCAGAACGCGAACGTATGGCGGAGTGGCTTGCCACGTATCATAAGAGTTCGGAAGAATTCAAACGAGAAGAAGATAACAAAAGGAATCAGAATAATGGCTCTGCGTAA
- the def gene encoding peptide deformylase, with protein sequence MALRNIVTLPDPVLKRKAHAVTKFDKNLQSLLNDMVETMREAPGVGLAAPQIGLSERIVVIEYFEKQEDEEKEDAPKKVWAVVNPEIVKASPEMTMGVEGCLSIPGLVGEVERHAEVHVKALNRHGKPVKIKAQGWLARIFQHEIDHLNGILFTERATRVWQPKQEVDAEQEV encoded by the coding sequence ATGGCTCTGCGTAATATCGTTACACTCCCAGACCCTGTGCTAAAACGCAAGGCTCATGCGGTGACAAAATTCGATAAGAATCTGCAATCGCTGTTGAATGACATGGTGGAGACCATGCGCGAAGCGCCGGGTGTCGGTCTCGCCGCGCCGCAGATCGGGTTGTCGGAACGGATCGTGGTGATCGAATATTTCGAGAAGCAGGAAGATGAAGAGAAAGAGGACGCGCCGAAGAAAGTGTGGGCGGTGGTCAATCCCGAAATCGTGAAAGCCTCGCCAGAGATGACGATGGGCGTGGAGGGGTGTCTTTCCATCCCCGGCTTGGTGGGCGAGGTGGAACGCCACGCCGAAGTGCATGTGAAGGCGCTGAACCGTCACGGCAAGCCGGTAAAGATCAAAGCGCAAGGCTGGTTGGCGCGCATTTTTCAACATGAGATTGACCACCTGAACGGCATCCTCTTCACCGAACGCGCCACGCGTGTCTGGCAACCGAAACAGGAAGTGGATGCGGAGCAAGAGGTTTAA
- a CDS encoding DNA replication/repair protein RecF has protein sequence MHLRHLSLTNFRKFTRLDLDFPKRAVLLTGANAQGKTTVLEAIYFLAAFTSFQTNTDRQLINFIEADKKDSPAVARLIAEYQRGARKHRIEARLILEPVGVLNGQRLRKEVLLDGVKKPINDVVGHFNAVVFVPQMSQIIEGAPEDRRRYLNLALAQSTPAFARALGEYNQVVTQRNALLKMLGERGGNSDQLEVWDDALARLGSQIILWRIEAVQQIQTLASRVHFELTHGTETLRLSYEPAYDPLPQPNGQMGLKMETVVDRSGMKLSDIENGFRERLRKIRSDEIARGVTTIGPHRDELRFIADTVDLGDYGSRGQIRTALLALKLAEVNWMKERTGEWPVVLLDEVMAELDLQRRADLLKYVGESEQVLFTTTDLKLFAPEFVEGAEVWRVESGGVGK, from the coding sequence ATGCACCTCCGCCACCTCTCCCTCACCAACTTCCGCAAATTCACACGGCTCGATCTGGATTTCCCGAAACGCGCCGTTCTGCTCACAGGCGCGAACGCGCAGGGCAAGACGACCGTGCTCGAAGCCATTTATTTTCTCGCGGCATTCACGTCCTTTCAAACCAACACCGACCGGCAACTCATCAACTTCATCGAAGCCGATAAAAAAGATTCGCCCGCCGTTGCGCGTCTCATTGCGGAGTATCAACGCGGCGCGCGAAAACATCGCATCGAGGCGCGGCTCATCCTCGAACCTGTCGGCGTGTTGAACGGTCAGCGTCTTCGCAAAGAGGTCTTGCTCGATGGCGTGAAGAAACCGATCAACGATGTGGTCGGTCATTTCAATGCGGTCGTCTTCGTGCCGCAAATGTCGCAGATCATCGAAGGCGCGCCCGAAGACCGCCGCCGTTATTTGAATCTCGCGTTGGCGCAATCCACGCCTGCGTTTGCGCGCGCGCTCGGCGAATACAATCAAGTCGTCACACAGCGCAACGCTCTGCTCAAAATGCTTGGAGAACGCGGGGGCAACAGCGACCAACTCGAAGTCTGGGATGACGCGTTGGCGCGGCTCGGATCGCAGATCATCTTGTGGCGCATCGAAGCCGTCCAGCAGATTCAGACTCTCGCTTCGCGCGTCCATTTCGAGCTGACTCACGGAACTGAGACTCTGCGCCTTTCCTACGAGCCCGCGTACGATCCGCTTCCTCAACCGAATGGGCAGATGGGTTTGAAGATGGAAACGGTTGTTGACCGTTCGGGTATGAAGTTGAGCGATATTGAAAATGGATTCCGCGAACGATTGCGCAAGATTCGCAGCGACGAGATCGCGCGCGGCGTGACGACGATCGGTCCGCATCGCGACGAGTTGCGGTTCATCGCCGATACAGTTGACCTCGGCGATTACGGCTCGCGCGGGCAAATCCGCACTGCGTTACTCGCGCTCAAACTCGCCGAAGTGAATTGGATGAAAGAACGCACAGGCGAATGGCCCGTGGTCCTGCTCGATGAAGTGATGGCAGAGTTGGATTTGCAACGCCGCGCCGATCTGTTGAAATATGTAGGCGAGAGCGAGCAGGTGCTGTTCACGACCACCGACCTGAAATTGTTCGCGCCTGAGTTTGTGGAGGGGGCGGAGGTGTGGAGGGTGGAAAGTGGAGGGGTGGGGAAATAG
- a CDS encoding nucleotidyltransferase domain-containing protein: MSLSDSFIQSVLKKIDTPDVVGVGIVGSYARGQESKYSDVDFDIFVSKLPEDDKYTLKYFDSKLVSLKYALLDDERAALTNPRRAIWAVPGLSGMRIVLDKTGELTELQKSAQAFDFSPLQSAADEFAAEQVMHCAEEVHKILSGLARGHESSVLYSVWGLVQNMLEAVAVQKGLMIVSENRYFDLIQDAVGRDSKWVSAFRTAWGLDSTSSQYQSRGAAALTLYRLSVAMFDEYIPEKHHDVINNTLRLIKEAGYA, from the coding sequence ATGTCTCTCTCTGACTCATTCATCCAATCTGTTCTCAAAAAAATCGACACACCTGATGTCGTTGGTGTTGGCATCGTGGGCAGTTACGCGCGCGGACAAGAATCAAAATACAGCGATGTTGATTTCGATATCTTTGTGAGCAAATTGCCCGAGGACGACAAGTACACGCTGAAATATTTTGACAGTAAACTCGTCAGCCTGAAATATGCCCTGCTCGATGATGAACGCGCCGCGTTGACGAATCCGCGCCGCGCGATTTGGGCTGTGCCTGGATTAAGTGGAATGAGGATCGTGCTGGATAAAACTGGCGAGTTGACGGAGTTGCAAAAGTCTGCACAGGCATTTGATTTTTCCCCTTTGCAATCCGCCGCGGATGAATTCGCCGCCGAGCAGGTGATGCACTGCGCGGAAGAAGTTCACAAAATTTTGAGCGGTCTCGCGCGCGGACATGAGTCGTCAGTATTGTATTCGGTGTGGGGATTGGTACAGAACATGCTCGAAGCGGTCGCGGTACAGAAAGGGCTGATGATTGTCAGCGAGAATCGCTACTTTGATCTGATCCAGGATGCGGTGGGACGCGATTCGAAGTGGGTGAGCGCGTTCCGCACAGCATGGGGACTCGATTCCACCTCCTCGCAATATCAATCGCGGGGCGCGGCGGCGCTCACGTTGTACCGTCTCAGCGTGGCGATGTTCGATGAATACATCCCTGAAAAACATCACGACGTGATAAACAACACGTTACGACTCATCAAGGAGGCTGGCTACGCATGA
- a CDS encoding endonuclease III, whose protein sequence is MNPLAKRAVKVHEKLIEFYGEPIWRDPMPPVHELVCTILSQNTNDVNRDRAFNLLRAKFPTWEEVRDAQTKDVIETIRPAGLANQKGPRIQQVLKAITEERGNMDLSFLKTMSVDDARNWLTKFNGVGPKTAAIVLCFSLGMPAFPVDTHVYRVTGRIGLRPEKMTVEQAHPHLESLFPPETYYAAHLNIIRLGREICTARKAMCEKCPIVKLCDYGRKRVESGE, encoded by the coding sequence ATGAATCCTTTAGCGAAACGCGCGGTGAAAGTCCACGAAAAACTGATCGAGTTTTATGGCGAGCCGATTTGGCGCGACCCAATGCCCCCGGTTCACGAACTGGTTTGCACCATCCTTTCGCAGAACACAAACGATGTGAACCGCGATCGCGCGTTCAATTTGCTGCGCGCTAAATTCCCAACGTGGGAAGAAGTACGCGACGCGCAGACAAAAGATGTGATCGAAACGATTCGTCCCGCAGGCTTGGCGAATCAAAAGGGTCCGCGCATTCAGCAGGTGTTGAAAGCCATCACCGAAGAACGCGGGAATATGGATTTGTCGTTTCTCAAGACAATGTCTGTGGATGATGCAAGAAACTGGCTGACCAAATTCAACGGCGTGGGACCGAAGACTGCCGCCATCGTGTTGTGCTTTTCATTGGGGATGCCCGCCTTCCCTGTGGATACGCACGTCTACCGCGTGACGGGGCGCATCGGACTCCGCCCTGAGAAGATGACCGTCGAGCAAGCGCATCCGCATCTCGAAAGTTTGTTCCCGCCCGAAACCTACTACGCCGCTCACTTGAACATCATCCGCTTGGGGCGCGAAATCTGCACCGCGCGCAAAGCGATGTGTGAAAAATGCCCGATTGTAAAGTTGTGTGATTATGGAAGGAAGAGAGTAGAGAGTGGAGAATAG
- a CDS encoding nucleoside triphosphate pyrophosphohydrolase family protein yields MNFTDYQTKSRATAKYPVIGHGVIYPTLGLVNEAGEVAGKIKKVFRDKDGEISAETREALKAELGDVLWYLSQVATELDLSLDEIAEANIAKLLDRLERGKIQGDGDNR; encoded by the coding sequence ATGAACTTCACCGACTATCAAACCAAATCACGCGCTACTGCAAAATACCCTGTCATCGGGCATGGAGTGATCTATCCCACGCTGGGACTCGTCAACGAGGCGGGGGAAGTGGCGGGCAAGATCAAGAAAGTGTTCCGCGACAAGGACGGCGAGATCAGCGCGGAGACGCGCGAGGCGCTCAAAGCCGAACTCGGCGATGTGTTGTGGTACCTCTCGCAAGTCGCCACCGAATTAGACCTGTCGCTGGATGAGATCGCCGAGGCAAATATCGCCAAGTTGTTGGATCGATTGGAGCGGGGAAAAATTCAAGGGGATGGGGATAATCGGTAA